A stretch of DNA from Apis cerana isolate GH-2021 linkage group LG8, AcerK_1.0, whole genome shotgun sequence:
CAACATATAttacatcatatataaatcaacaaacatatgaaaaaattagaaaattagaaaattaaaaaaaataatatatgtatattttaatatctaaatatattaattatcattaaaatataaacatatattttataataaacaataaattatccattgctgatgttatttatatataatcttataatatttctaatatataataatttttaccaaattaaaatatcaagaattaatatatgataattatttaatatagaaatgtatttgcattattatatatagaataatatatgtaatttaataataataataataataatatataatttaaatatccgaTAAAACAAAGTTGTAAGTttgatattcaatttcaaataactatattatcatttaaaaaaattttcaataaaaatttatatttaaatatttttatgtacttaaaattatttctatattaattaattttaatataattacaaattaactttcttataaattttaatattgtaaaaatattacatatatagagAAAAGAGGTTAGAATattatcaatgataaaaataaattgtatcatatataCATGCATAACTTGATAAAAACCAAATCATATAATTCTGAtttgcttattattttaatatatgacatttttgatattaattacgcATGCGTTCTTCAACTCAATCATGAACATTGTCATagcaaataaagaaattaaaagatatgatattacattaagtgaataaatattaaaaaaaaataaataaggaaataaaaaattataaaataaaaatttctttcttaaaaaattacaaaagtacaaaatattctatatttaatatttaaaaatactatatataaaattcttttgttttcctATATTGCAGcagttaaaaatttgaaaaaataaaatttttttttataaatattaaataatttattatatttgataaactactattatatataattaccacAGCGCTTAtcgaatcatttattaatattcgattaacatctcgttatttatcgatatataaatattaaatattaaggctgcagaaaatatttcattcaaattaaagGATTTATCATTAGATTTTAAACAATAgcttatataaatctttaaatcatatatgaaCTTCAATAAATCAgcatttaaaagaaatgaatgagAGCGCActgaatatgaaatttattttctaagaaaaaatcattatcatactctcatataactatatataactatatttcgactattcaaaattcaatataaaaataccaaATCCagttttcagaaattttaaacaaacaaactTACTCTCACAATAAATATACTTGATGAACAAATCATCATATCACCTTCTTTCAACCAAATATATTCTTCCAGATAATGTAACAATTATCTGCTGTGTAAGCAACATGTAATCATCCAATttgtaataagtaataattcaaaactGGACTTTctgaaacatattttattttcttctttcaatttatgaaaataatattgcaacactgaaattttattattctcctaataaaacatatattaaaaattaacacagACATATCATATTAAACCAAAGAACATCAAAACTTAAACAAACTTGATTAATTGTTATACTGAGTTGTACTAAGAATAAATCAAAAgtatttcttattctatcacacattcttgaatataatttacaattatagtatattaatgCTTGAGcacaaatataatcattatacatattacaattttttttcatatactaTATTAGTTATCAGTTTGTGTATAGACATAGATTTGTCTTTCAGTTTCATGtgcagaataatttatatttacaatcaaattaatgaatattaaatagataatatgtcTAATATAATTGACtctaatatctattaaaaacattaaaaacataTCCTTGTGATaggtttcttatttttcaaatcaaactAAAGTCTAAACAATTTTTGacaatgaaaatgattaattttatctgtcatagtcatttttttataatttaaagaaaatttatcttgaaCTGCTGCAATCTCCAAAGAAGATATATAGTAATCTATCatgaattttatctttctttaaaacattcttaaaatattatttctatgataaaagatgttaaaagattttatgttGAATATCAAGTTTctctaaactttttattatttcacatttatattcatattatataatataatatataaatttatattcatatttattccatTACCCTCATATTATAAAGCTAAAAATTGTGCTATATTATTCTGtcatataattatcatcattattaattagattacCAATTCTTGATTAAACATTGCtagaaaaaaatggattgCAATATTTTGCTAAACAATATAAACAGATATTTAGGATAGAtatgatacatttttaaacaaaataatcagaagataataaaaatcttctttgaTTACATTACAAATGCGAAAATTCGATGAATCAATAAATGTGATTCAAACTTTTTAACGATCTATTCGAAGATTtgacgaaaaaattattaaacataataaaaatacgcataattatattttttcttttttggctTGAAAATTGACATGAAAATTGCCACAAAAATTTTGCACTAAAAATGCAAACATACTTGCCTGTAGAATaaagatgaatttatattattcgttcaAACACGAAATGATTCgacttaaaaaaacattttcgtgaatagtaaaatagaaatatttatatatgacatTGTGGATTTAAGTAGAGATGTTttgttttaaacaaataataaacggCACTCTTGCAAAGAATGTTTGAATTGACTGAAGCTACATACTGTTcaaacgataataattatatatttattcagttCATCTAAATTGGATTTTGCTAACAGATGAAAAATCAACAATAAAGCACAAATTgatatgaatatgtattttgTTTGAATCATTTCAtagataatgttattttttgcCTGaagcgaataataaaaaatcaatacttTTGTAAAGACAATCGATATTATCCCGTATCAACTGACGAAATTGTAATGCATGAAACCGCCataaaattctcattttcATTCAATCGAGAGACAAGAACAAAAATTtggttattaataatgaatcaatcatgatttttttcaaaggaaacatgttaataaatacattttgtaatatataaagaaatggcTATTAAAATGgctaattacatatataaaataaaaagatataaattattatttaaataataatattagtaaaaatttatattgataattatatatatttatgtaatttatattcattataatttattttgaaattattaataatatataattcatacatatatatattgtatgaattaaatatttattatcattatcattattcaaatttataaaaacaatttaaatatttcttgtaaattcacttatattatatatatttatataaataagattttttttaaattttattatatttatatatatttttatatgtaattaaaaaaattaatttttctaagcaACATGCATATACAGCaacatgtatatattcaaaaattaaaatttttttacatgtatTTATCTATCAACATAAATACAATTCTGATTAAATTAGATCAATTGGAAatcattacttattattagtattcatcaataaatgttatatttagtaatattaataaattagtatcATGAAGgtacttaaatttatatattatttaacttatgaaattttctgataatatgaaaatataacacttttttaaaaaataataaaagagttaaaaatgtcttaaaatatttttagccatatcttattttcaaattaaatttctttttatacattgaattattttgtccttatttcatcttataaaattaatattttaaaaataatatacatatcatatatatatatatatatatatatatatatatattttagacaaAACCCGAAAACAATTCTTTGTTTCCTATAAAATCATATGtatctatttaataacatcactcaaaataatatttttcatattttcaaaataaattactaaattaaattaatcaagaaatattttaattaattttaattaatacaaacatataagaattattctatggaaaattgtttttactgaaaaatctacaatttaaagtaaaaattaaaataacatttatttaatttaatttgctaCAAATATAACTACTACTATGCtacaatcaaatttatataaaatattttttttatctactacgacattttatttagatataagtTTGATATAAGTCagatattatctaaaattaatagacattttaaattttgattgaataaaacaagaatcgttatcagaatttttctataacatatatatacattaattcatAAGTTACTTttggaaaatagattttagaatTCAAAACAAATACAGAAGTTGATATATCATAgggttatttattaaattataaataatttgaatttgcattaaataaaataaaataaaaggacATATATAATGAGATGGTTCTATCTTTATCACACAACTATTTTGctctaaaatttcttataaattttgtatgttaaatttcttataaataaccctcaaaatttttttattaatattaatatttatatttgttttgatttataaaatcaatcttcTGTGTTCCATGAATATATATcatgtacatatttaaataatgatatatgtcATTTATAAACCttcaagtaaattaatttttgcaattgctTGATAATATCCATTACTACTAATTGTATGACGTTGAgataaatgaatttgtttCAATGTAGTTTCtccaaatattgtatttttatgagcctaaaataaattataatttcttaataatatgcttaatgttttaatatattatatatattatatatattttatatatatatagttaaaaaaataattaaatatatttactttcattatttctgttgcatcaaatgttttatatttttcataataattttcttcttcatttaatttaaattttgtattcataAGAGTCAAATGTAACTTAACTTTGtctgtttctttatataataaacctaaataataaattattgttaatatttttaatattatattttcattagttatttattaatatcttattatattaatatatatatattttgttattgaaaaatcttacctatcctattataataatctacaATTTCATCTACCATTTTTTCTAAAGCCTCATTGTCAATTAACTTTGCATATAAAACTCGAGTTTCACTAGGATCATCATTCATTATATCAGTTCCTTGTAAGTAAATAGGAATTTgtccatatttttcaattataggcctagttatgaaattattaatttgttataaaaaattatttataaattatttataaattataaaataattttgatcaatatttaataataaaaaatattagttatataatttttcttactttacAATATGCTGATGACAATAATTCAAAGCTTCTATAGcttgatttttttctgtatcaTCAAGTAATGTTAATAATGCAATAGTAAGATGTAATTTGCTtggtatttgaaaaatcatttcatcaataccattagatttttttccagaattttttagtacttcatttttaaacatattaaaattcattattatgtgACCTTCATTTAAAGGTATTGATAGAAAATGTGTTgatggtattttttttctacttgcttccattaataaatttattctacgaCGTGCTGTCATTATTCCTTTACGATCAGTACcaattattactataaatgtataattgtattgataaaatttataaaaattaaattttatatttcaattattactccacaaaatccaaaataaataaataccaaTATCTCCATCTTCACCTAATCTTGGAATTTGTATTGATGTTCTAGTTtcgttttctaattttttacgtACTGCATGTTTAGATCcaataataaatggaaaaaatgatctaaaagattataataatcattaatattatataatatataattttttttatataatatttatattacacattttatatactttgatACATGAAATGTGTGTTTAAATCTTGTCGACTCATATGGTACAATTTCTATATCACATTCATCTTCAGAATCTTTATAATCCATTTGATAGTTATCTTCAAAATAAGGAGAAATATTTTGGGCACTTAACCGTTCGATATTTCCGAATAGTCTGTAACACCGACCATCTATCCAAATCAATTCAGGTTGCAGAATATTcatcgtataaaaaatattttattcttatattaactgtgaaaaagttttttttgtatttaaaatactattataatttaaaataaaataaaaaacaagattttttaCCATAACCGtttcatattacatatatttgtgATAGAAAAGAAGATACTTCAAAGTTATGCGAATCTAATTGGTTAATTGTTTTGATAGATCCAATACATTAAACCAAACTCAAATAGTTTATTGGTCGAAATATCACatctacatataaaattatataccgcGTATAGATAAGCAAGTGAGTGGAatactcttttttatttttgtcccGATAGCCaacttataaatcatataagatACTACGCTGtgttttatactatatataagtaataggGACTAAGCCTCAGTCATTAAATATGtggcaaaagaaaaattgtaaaaacaaaaaaaaaaaaaatatttcatcagaCATTAGCTGAAATTACAGCAAGTGTTACAATGTTTTGCTTCTGGTGATTCAATTCATTAAATGAATGTACATACTTACTTATATCCTATTCAATGAATTAAGATATCGAGTAATACACAATATcacgtaaataaaatttagaattaaggtTGGTTCATAGTCATGGCATCGAAGCACTTGTTTTGCTAGTCAATAACTAAAGCCGCAACATCTGTTATGTAATTTAGTTATTTACTTTTGatgaattattaagattatatatgataaaaatatatttataataaataaataaaattaattaataaataaaaattatattataatatttatgttaaatatgtattacaaattatttaaaacatttctttggcaatttgaaatttaactgttttttaagaaatggtttttttatatatattattaatctttacaaTAGTTTGTTCAGAactgatgattttttaataataatagaataataaattataatagaatataaataaaaatgatcaaatatgtaatatataattatatgaaaattttataaacttctttcaaatatacatataatattataaggtatattataaaaatgttttttttatcagctgtgaaaaaatattttcaaatcaatttaaaacaaaaaataaacttgttaGAATTACAtttgtagaatatttttaatattataaattacaaaaataatagaaatttaaaaaaaataaaattttttttgagcaaatattttcttaaaaaaaaagttatttaattattaatgatattgatatattaatatatatgtatattataatatattatataaattgacaaatatttatttttgcaatgtcaatttttaaataaattaaaaaaaataaaaaatagaaataaaaagaaaaatagaaaaaataagttatttttttaaaatttaaaaaaaatatttcaaagataataattatattgattaagctttttcattaaaatttttgtattatttttatcttgatgATTATattgatgtaaaattttaaatatatggaaaataaaattgtaaatacaaaatttattatttttaatttcatttgtttttatacACATTAAGAAGATAATAATTGCAACTTACTTTTATGAAACAGTTAAAATtcctttataatttgtaattatttacaatatttatgatttttaatatttatatttcacaataaaatgtttaatgtttaatttcagatttgaaattgatataaaaaaaaattcaatatttaatataatgcaaaatgTACATTATAGCAAAAcataaaatgcatttttaaaagatataacatacatattatttcatactaaatgaaaatataaagtttatacaTTGAATGTACGAAGTTAGAAATTTACTAATTTCTTAATAGCTAAATTACTAGAATGTTTATGAAGCATGTACAAATTGatctatattacaataataataattacagatATATCTACATATAGGCATtacttagatatatttttagtagatatattacaatattcaaaatgaagaattcatataataaataactatttcaTGTCATAAGTTACAGAATTAATCTTCATCAGTACTTTTCTGATAAACTGCGCCAAATTTACTCATATACTTACGTACAAAATCTTTAGCTTTATGTTTAACATTTTCATTACATTGCAATTCATCAACACTTTTACAatgttttaattcttttgcaaGTACAAAATGTGTAAGctaaaacaaaaaagttttattaaatttaattttattatacatttattaaaaaaaaattcataaatttatcaataaattcttaattaaaacagTTTTCTTGTATAAACATACCTTTCTAGCTAAATGTTTAAAGTCTTCTGTATTTGTTATTCTACCTTGTTTacaatcattttttctatatgGATTCAAAAAATGTACCATGACATTTGCCATATTTATCCTAAaagtatctttaatttttctctctgaCATTGTAGATAAATCGGATGTaggtaattgtattttatttaaattatgccgTGAATGTGATTTAGATTTGTTACTACGTCGATGTCTTCGTATTTTTTCAACTTGTTCTTTGAATTTGGCTCTCTCTTTTTGACGAcgtaatttttcctttattcctTTATGTGTTTTATGATCCATACGATCTTCTTCTCGGCGTggctatgaaaaaataataaatataaaaatatatattaatatatatattaatatatattaaaaataaataaataaataaatataatctctaTAACATACactaataattctttcttgaACTAAaccttcccttctttttttgccTTCTGAGAAAAGTCCTGAACTTCCAATCACATTATGaataggattttttttaattgtattatgcTTAGAaccatttaaagatttttctattaaagtattatttaaatttaattcctcAGTTTTGGAATCTTCATTATTatcttcttcaatttcttcatCATCTTCGTTTGATGAAGTTGATTCTTCGCTAGATTCTGAAGTCGATGATGAATCTGGTTGAACTCCAATATGATCTGGAGGAGGAGGTAACCATTGCGATATTCGTTCTTttacatgataataatatgttcTGCCTCTAGTATCAGTTGCACTTTTCCATTTAGGTGGTAAATCTATAGGAGGTATTTCAGATTGTGGCTGTTTGAATGTTGTAGGAAATTGTTGATCTGATTGCTTTTCCATATGTTCGTAAAGAGATTCTGTTTGAAGTGTAACTGATGTACCACTAGGaactaaattatttgaaagtgaCAATTGGCCTTCAGAATATTGTTGATGACAATGAGGCAGTAAAGAATAAGCTGTTGTCGTTTGATTAAATACAGGCGTTTGACTTAATGTATACACTACTGGAGGAACTCCTGAAGGTATATTATTCGACATTCCAGATGATATTTCAGAAGAAATTGATGATTGTAAAACATGTGAACTTTGTGGTACTATTCCAGATTGAGTATGACCAGATATTGTTTGTGGTCCACCTACATATACTGGAGTACATTGCTGATTTATTTCTccatctataataaaattttatacgaattaattacttaacaaagaaaaataaaacaaaaaacaaaaaaaaatgaaaataagaaatagcaattaaagaaggaaaaaaattataagaaaaaataaaatgctttCTAAGTTATATaagtgattttttaatatttttatatttatttttaatatagataatatagttattagataaattatattttgttttaaaaaaccaATAaagattgttataaaattgaaaaattagatttatatcacttgataactatataatttaaatataaaaatttaatataaaaagatataattttatttataaaatttaaatataaaaaaatatatgtatatgaattaGAACCTTGTGTAGGATACTGTTGCCATTGTCCAATTGATGGATTATAAAAAACAGGATATCCTGTTTGTGGATCTACCATAGCTGTAGTGTGAGGATCTATGCCTAATGCCAAACATCTAGTTTCATGATCTTGCCATGATTCTTGTTGTTGACGACGTTgtcgttcttcttcttctttagcTACTTTTAAAGCAAATAATTGTCTACGTTCATATTTTGTCATTCGTGGAATTGGAACTAAACTACTTCTTTCCtctattcttttatcttttgttcGAATATGCTCGGATTCTGGAGATTCTCGCCCACGTCTTCTATCTCCACGTTTCTCAGGTTCGTTCCTTCCATATCTATCAGATCTATgtctataaaataagaaacttatatttttatttttgattgtaaatcatttatcaatttataaataattacattcatATTATACCTATCATATGatgttcctcttttttcttctttttctaattcttctcTGTATCCACGatcttagaaaaaatataatatattaatttttaaactaaaaaaattctattatatcatACTTCATATATTCATTACTTATAATTCATTACCTGCTTCTCTTTCATGTTCTTTCATTTGTtcaattctctctttttttggtATACGAAaaacttcttttaaatttgacCATTCGGCTAAAAGACTCGAAGCTAATTCGGGAATGAGATTTTGATCTGTATTATCAGATTTTATTTCggtgatttcaatattattttcttgtttatctgtatcaattaattgataggaatttcttttttcattattatcataattaatttgtaattcatcactatttgattttaattttccttgatCATCATCTGGAGAATCTCcatttagagaaaaatataatcgtcTAGACCATTTTTCTactacattataaattttactatccATTAACATTGTTTTATTAGGAATTGGAAGTGtatttaaagttttcaaaACTTCTAATCGAAATTGTTGTGCTTCGTCAGTATCATTTGTAGAAATATCCATAACATAACTCCAAATCAAACGTAAACCATGATAATCCAAAAATAATCTTCGACATGGCTGTTCACCACTTTGTATCAAACGTAAAAGACGTGTTCTGTGTTCTAATTCTCTGCTACGTACCATTAATCTACTTAATGTTAATGTGTGAGCTCTATTTTTTAAACCACCCGaacataatttatctatttcttcttccagctaaaataatattaacattattttaaattaaatgataaaatagttgaaaaaatattctgcaaaaaattaaattactcacATCTTCATCTTCCATATAATCAGCTTGTTTCTTTtcaccttttttctttttcatatctttctcgcgtttttctttcttttcaattttttctttttcttcctcgggCGTTTCACCAATCCAACCACGACAATTGGGTGCTTCACAAAAACATTTCTGTGCTTCTTTactaatattgcaataaaatttagcACAAGTAATAcacttttgttaaatatattatatttatataatataatataatataaaaataatacaaaaataatattaacataccCATAACGTTGAAAATGATAATCAAATGTAATTTCTTCACCAGcagctataaattttttgttaaaaaagccAATTCTCAATTCACCATTCACTGTccactatacatatatatatataaatttcaattataaagataaaactctatatatatttttttatttttattggcaATACTTACTTTTTGTGTTTCAGAATTAGGATCACaactatgatttataaatcgaGAAACATTTCCTTTCATAGTGGCATCAATAATTTGATCAGATTTTAAGgccataaaataataatgtttatttttatcttttgaatattcttttgcTCTACGTCGAAAATCTTTAGGATCAACTACTTCACCTACATATTCCATTATAAATTCTCCTCtagtatttagaaaaataaaattcattaaaaaatatttattgcaaatatcttcattgtatttaattatagtaaattaaCTTACGCTAAAAGATCGACCATAGCTCGCAAAccaaatccttttttttctgttctaaATACTTCACATT
This window harbors:
- the LOC107999952 gene encoding activating signal cointegrator 1 complex subunit 1 isoform X1, with amino-acid sequence MNILQPELIWIDGRCYRLFGNIERLSAQNISPYFEDNYQMDYKDSEDECDIEIVPYESTRFKHTFHVSKSFFPFIIGSKHAVRKKLENETRTSIQIPRLGEDGDIVIIGTDRKGIMTARRRINLLMEASRKKIPSTHFLSIPLNEGHIIMNFNMFKNEVLKNSGKKSNGIDEMIFQIPSKLHLTIALLTLLDDTEKNQAIEALNYCHQHIVKPIIEKYGQIPIYLQGTDIMNDDPSETRVLYAKLIDNEALEKMVDEIVDYYNRIGLLYKETDKVKLHLTLMNTKFKLNEEENYYEKYKTFDATEIMKAHKNTIFGETTLKQIHLSQRHTISSNGYYQAIAKINLLEGL
- the LOC107999952 gene encoding activating signal cointegrator 1 complex subunit 1 isoform X2, with the protein product MDYKDSEDECDIEIVPYESTRFKHTFHVSKSFFPFIIGSKHAVRKKLENETRTSIQIPRLGEDGDIVIIGTDRKGIMTARRRINLLMEASRKKIPSTHFLSIPLNEGHIIMNFNMFKNEVLKNSGKKSNGIDEMIFQIPSKLHLTIALLTLLDDTEKNQAIEALNYCHQHIVKPIIEKYGQIPIYLQGTDIMNDDPSETRVLYAKLIDNEALEKMVDEIVDYYNRIGLLYKETDKVKLHLTLMNTKFKLNEEENYYEKYKTFDATEIMKAHKNTIFGETTLKQIHLSQRHTISSNGYYQAIAKINLLEGL
- the LOC108000008 gene encoding probable histone-lysine N-methyltransferase CG1716, giving the protein MEQLHQSNNSLLIDNMDKNVTELNKSDSCNDKVEYTNQHLLKSKISLDKKNGNQRKTINLQQVEELYGDSEIDNKIDGEDTKLSSSSDNSNDTMLSINNCKLTEFDSKCNNNTNDIDKKIEFRSRSGSTDTTGSESGSNNSGVRRSSRIRSIGLMKQRSRGRGLVTKPNTDISKTNVQQEREKIVNNIVSIAQEMKIDNSSELQSDKEANINKTTNTFESLSLLTTTCNATGYDSDSCKPVKVKSRWRRSSELEMGGSNTGAASTSTVGSIFGSITANISEFGSCSTFKSSTGVLADINSSESTSGATSVANFQSNVDIEQTKEVPISTNNNNIVQIPKIVGARISLPMVSEIEDREMEERLSQFENLRENLYLTERYTNKETKRMVCDCFLTEEEIERGELGCGEDCLNRLLMIECGPRCVVGDRCTNKRFQNCEYAKCEVFRTEKKGFGLRAMVDLLAGEFIMEYVGEVVDPKDFRRRAKEYSKDKNKHYYFMALKSDQIIDATMKGNVSRFINHSCDPNSETQKWTVNGELRIGFFNKKFIAAGEEITFDYHFQRYGKEAQKCFCEAPNCRGWIGETPEEEKEKIEKKEKREKDMKKKKGEKKQADYMEDEDLEEEIDKLCSGGLKNRAHTLTLSRLMVRSRELEHRTRLLRLIQSGEQPCRRLFLDYHGLRLIWSYVMDISTNDTDEAQQFRLEVLKTLNTLPIPNKTMLMDSKIYNVVEKWSRRLYFSLNGDSPDDDQGKLKSNSDELQINYDNNEKRNSYQLIDTDKQENNIEITEIKSDNTDQNLIPELASSLLAEWSNLKEVFRIPKKERIEQMKEHEREADRGYREELEKEEKRGTSYDRHRSDRYGRNEPEKRGDRRRGRESPESEHIRTKDKRIEERSSLVPIPRMTKYERRQLFALKVAKEEEERQRRQQQESWQDHETRCLALGIDPHTTAMVDPQTGYPVFYNPSIGQWQQYPTQDGEINQQCTPVYVGGPQTISGHTQSGIVPQSSHVLQSSISSEISSGMSNNIPSGVPPVVYTLSQTPVFNQTTTAYSLLPHCHQQYSEGQLSLSNNLVPSGTSVTLQTESLYEHMEKQSDQQFPTTFKQPQSEIPPIDLPPKWKSATDTRGRTYYYHVKERISQWLPPPPDHIGVQPDSSSTSESSEESTSSNEDDEEIEEDNNEDSKTEELNLNNTLIEKSLNGSKHNTIKKNPIHNVIGSSGLFSEGKKRREGLVQERIISPRREEDRMDHKTHKGIKEKLRRQKERAKFKEQVEKIRRHRRSNKSKSHSRHNLNKIQLPTSDLSTMSERKIKDTFRINMANVMVHFLNPYRKNDCKQGRITNTEDFKHLARKLTHFVLAKELKHCKSVDELQCNENVKHKAKDFVRKYMSKFGAVYQKSTDED